A region of Spiroplasma endosymbiont of Crioceris asparagi DNA encodes the following proteins:
- a CDS encoding F0F1 ATP synthase subunit A translates to MLNLGLLADDKNSSIMDKVNKSLWDITPQLTSIALVTIFICAICIIYNVKVRNYNIDQPMSGMLVIVEGLVKGTEGLVVSVMGKKYAHLTPYILYIGMYIFVGCLFSIVGFEPPASSYTVTLAMGLVTFFGIIYFGLKVKKLRFFKKYIFLPELLMQFIPLISISFRLFGNMLGGAIILGLAYAAMIGLSAKIFFPHDQINSWSEGASNYIWFHKQFDPKYMVAGLNIGSITIFPFLHMYFDLFDGGIQAFVFLNLTLSYWSESVHDEKAHQKEDNFQERKEQTL, encoded by the coding sequence GTGTTAAATCTAGGTTTATTAGCTGATGATAAAAATTCATCAATAATGGATAAAGTAAACAAATCTCTTTGAGATATTACACCACAACTAACTTCTATAGCATTGGTAACCATTTTTATTTGTGCAATTTGTATAATTTATAACGTAAAAGTTAGAAACTACAATATTGATCAACCAATGTCAGGGATGCTTGTGATAGTTGAAGGTCTTGTAAAAGGCACAGAAGGTCTTGTTGTATCTGTTATGGGAAAAAAATATGCACATTTAACTCCATATATACTTTATATTGGAATGTATATTTTTGTAGGTTGTTTATTTTCTATTGTGGGATTTGAACCACCAGCATCATCTTACACAGTTACACTTGCAATGGGTCTTGTAACTTTTTTTGGAATTATATATTTTGGTTTAAAAGTTAAAAAATTAAGATTTTTTAAAAAATATATATTCTTACCAGAATTATTAATGCAATTTATTCCTTTGATATCAATCTCATTCCGTTTATTTGGTAACATGTTGGGGGGGGCAATTATTTTAGGTCTTGCATATGCCGCAATGATTGGTTTGTCAGCTAAAATATTTTTCCCACATGATCAAATAAATAGTTGAAGCGAAGGAGCTTCTAATTATATTTGATTTCACAAGCAATTTGATCCTAAGTATATGGTTGCTGGTTTAAATATTGGTTCAATTACAATATTTCCATTCTTGCACATGTATTTTGATTTATTTGATGGCGGAATTCAGGCTTTCGTATTCTTAAACTTAACATTAAGTTATTGATCTGAAAGCGTACACGATGAGAAAGCTCATCAAAAAGAAGATAATTTTCAAGAAAGAAAAGAACAAACATTATAG
- the atpH gene encoding ATP synthase F1 subunit delta, translating to MALENAWVNAILEIAREKNKEALFLEQINALLHAFKKNYSITKMLSYQKMSKADIDGFIEKTFVKSHVDVDLINTIRFMIDSDVFYKSFDIFTIAKKQLITSQNKHFGKIISATTLSDAAIKKIANSICKKMNIQIEFINEVDETLLAGVKVVVGDKIFDSSLKGRFEDMRNQISKSNLE from the coding sequence ATGGCTCTAGAAAACGCTTGAGTTAATGCCATTTTAGAAATTGCTAGGGAAAAAAATAAAGAAGCATTATTTTTAGAACAAATAAATGCTTTGCTTCATGCTTTTAAAAAAAATTATAGTATTACAAAAATGTTGTCATATCAAAAAATGTCTAAAGCTGATATTGATGGCTTTATAGAAAAAACTTTTGTGAAATCTCATGTTGATGTTGATTTAATTAACACAATTCGATTCATGATAGATTCAGATGTGTTTTATAAATCTTTTGACATCTTTACAATTGCTAAAAAACAATTAATTACTAGTCAAAATAAACACTTCGGAAAAATTATTTCTGCAACAACATTAAGTGATGCGGCTATTAAAAAAATTGCTAATAGCATTTGCAAAAAAATGAATATTCAAATTGAGTTTATCAATGAAGTTGATGAAACACTATTAGCTGGTGTAAAAGTTGTCGTTGGTGACAAAATATTTGATAGTTCATTAAAAGGTAGATTTGAAGATATGAGAAATCAAATTTCAAAATCTAATTTAGAATAG
- the atpF gene encoding F0F1 ATP synthase subunit B, with amino-acid sequence MLNMLFLSDDTTPGVPDINEALFPNIPNLIAHLIATVVLVIILSKLLYKPAKKLINDRRKKINELLDQALEKQIEISKIEEETKQIFAEAQGQSKEIINSAISEALVEKNEIISKTKIEVEHLQNTAKNNIELSKKEAEKSMKQEVTNLAFEIASKLLESNVSKKDNEKYINELLDKIGE; translated from the coding sequence ATGTTAAATATGTTATTTTTATCAGATGATACAACACCTGGAGTTCCGGACATAAATGAAGCTTTATTTCCGAACATACCAAATTTAATTGCCCACTTAATTGCTACAGTTGTTTTGGTAATAATCTTATCAAAACTACTTTACAAACCGGCAAAAAAACTTATTAACGACAGAAGAAAAAAAATAAACGAATTATTAGATCAAGCATTAGAAAAACAAATTGAAATTTCTAAAATTGAAGAAGAAACAAAACAAATTTTTGCAGAAGCACAAGGACAATCTAAAGAAATAATTAATTCAGCTATTAGTGAAGCATTAGTAGAAAAAAATGAAATTATTTCTAAAACAAAAATTGAAGTCGAGCATCTGCAAAATACAGCAAAAAACAACATTGAACTTTCAAAAAAAGAAGCAGAAAAATCAATGAAGCAAGAAGTTACAAACTTAGCATTTGAAATAGCAAGCAAACTTTTAGAATCAAATGTTTCTAAAAAAGATAATGAAAAATACATAAATGAATTATTGGATAAAATAGGTGAATAA
- the atpA gene encoding F0F1 ATP synthase subunit alpha → MGIKIDQISEVIKQQIENYGKKIIKSEEGTIASIGDGVAVVYGLDDVMNGELLLVNDSTYGMAMNLEEGSVGVVILGNQSSISQGDKVKRTKSVVTTPVGDGLLGRVVNGIGRPIDGLGEIVSSKKSPVEKIATGVMSRKSVDQPMETGILAIDSLIPIGKGQRELIIGDRQTGKTAIAIDTIINQKGKNVKCIYVAIGQKESTVTQVVEKLRSAGALEYTTIVSSSSSESAPIQYITPYTGVTIAEEWMFNGEDVLIIYDDLSKHASAYRTLSLLLRRPPGREAYPGDVFYLHSRLLERAARVTEEFGGGSITALPIIETLAGDISAYIPTNVISITDGQIFLSESLFNSGIRPAVDTGLSVSRVGSSAQIKAVKQVASTLKLELAQYYELKAFSKFGSDLDETTKQTLSHGEKIVQLLKQEQYKTLNQIDQSLVLLAIKNKLIKWLPLTKMTELKKQIIKHFQNDENGKKIRNELLTQKEYTDELTNNAIKEIKKIIKKIINTIPDYNFEDYGNKESFEEFNK, encoded by the coding sequence ATGGGAATTAAAATAGATCAAATTTCTGAAGTAATTAAACAACAAATCGAAAATTACGGAAAAAAAATAATTAAATCTGAAGAAGGAACAATTGCCTCTATAGGTGATGGTGTTGCCGTTGTTTATGGTCTAGATGATGTTATGAATGGTGAACTTTTATTAGTTAACGATAGTACTTATGGAATGGCTATGAACTTGGAAGAAGGTTCAGTAGGGGTTGTTATTTTAGGTAATCAATCATCTATTTCACAAGGTGATAAAGTTAAAAGAACTAAATCTGTTGTTACAACACCAGTTGGAGATGGATTATTAGGTAGAGTAGTTAATGGTATTGGTAGACCAATTGATGGATTGGGAGAAATTGTTTCTTCAAAAAAATCACCAGTTGAAAAAATTGCAACTGGTGTTATGTCAAGAAAATCAGTTGATCAACCAATGGAAACTGGTATTTTAGCAATTGACTCTTTAATACCAATTGGTAAAGGGCAAAGAGAATTAATTATTGGGGACCGTCAAACAGGTAAAACTGCAATTGCAATCGATACAATAATTAATCAAAAAGGTAAAAATGTTAAATGTATTTATGTTGCTATTGGTCAAAAAGAATCTACAGTTACACAAGTTGTAGAAAAACTAAGATCTGCTGGAGCATTAGAATATACAACAATCGTATCTTCATCATCAAGTGAATCAGCACCAATTCAATACATTACTCCATATACTGGTGTAACAATTGCTGAAGAATGAATGTTTAATGGTGAAGATGTATTAATAATCTATGACGATTTATCTAAACATGCGTCTGCATATAGAACATTGTCATTACTATTAAGAAGACCACCGGGACGTGAAGCATATCCAGGGGACGTATTCTACTTACACTCAAGATTATTAGAAAGAGCTGCGAGAGTAACTGAAGAATTTGGTGGTGGAAGTATTACTGCATTACCAATTATTGAAACATTGGCAGGAGATATATCTGCTTACATTCCAACAAACGTTATTTCAATTACAGACGGACAAATCTTCTTATCAGAATCATTATTCAACTCTGGTATTAGACCAGCTGTTGATACTGGATTAAGTGTTAGTCGTGTTGGATCATCTGCGCAAATTAAAGCTGTTAAACAAGTTGCATCAACATTAAAACTTGAATTGGCACAATATTATGAATTAAAAGCCTTTTCTAAATTTGGTAGTGATTTAGATGAAACAACAAAACAAACATTATCACACGGGGAAAAAATTGTTCAATTATTAAAACAAGAACAATACAAAACTTTAAACCAAATTGATCAATCACTTGTTTTATTAGCAATTAAAAATAAATTAATTAAATGATTGCCATTAACAAAAATGACCGAACTAAAAAAACAAATAATTAAACATTTCCAAAATGATGAAAATGGTAAAAAAATTAGAAATGAATTATTAACACAAAAAGAATATACTGATGAATTAACAAAC
- the upp gene encoding uracil phosphoribosyltransferase — MEVKILNHPLIMDKLTRMRKTETSSKDFRENLNEIGMLMVYEIFRDIKCSEIIIDTPTTKKTKGFTLDTPVVLVPIIRAGLGMVDGIQKILPTSKIAHIGLYRDEETLKPVEYYSKVPKEISNSYVIVVDPMLATGGSAVKAIDIIKAKGAKDIKFVGLVGVEQGINLLQSKHPDVEIYLASKDNKLNEKGYIEPGLGDAGDRIFGTK, encoded by the coding sequence ATGGAAGTTAAAATTTTAAACCATCCATTAATTATGGATAAATTAACAAGAATGAGAAAAACAGAAACTAGTTCAAAAGATTTTCGAGAAAATTTAAATGAAATAGGGATGTTAATGGTTTATGAAATTTTTAGAGATATTAAATGTTCTGAAATTATTATTGATACACCAACAACTAAGAAGACAAAGGGATTTACTTTAGATACACCTGTTGTTTTGGTTCCAATCATTAGAGCTGGTCTTGGGATGGTAGATGGAATTCAAAAAATTTTACCAACATCAAAAATAGCACACATTGGTTTATATAGAGACGAAGAAACTTTAAAACCAGTTGAATATTATTCTAAGGTTCCTAAAGAAATTAGTAATAGCTATGTAATTGTTGTTGATCCAATGTTGGCAACTGGTGGAAGTGCTGTAAAAGCAATTGATATCATTAAAGCTAAGGGAGCAAAAGATATTAAATTTGTAGGATTAGTTGGTGTTGAACAAGGAATAAATCTACTTCAAAGTAAACATCCAGATGTTGAAATATATCTAGCAAGCAAAGATAATAAATTAAATGAAAAGGGTTATATAGAGCCAGGATTAGGGGACGCCGGAGATAGAATTTTTGGTACAAAATAA
- the atpE gene encoding ATP synthase F0 subunit C, producing the protein MFLSELLTNFATNYINVLSVFLPMLLADGMTDKGLSHLGAGVASVSYAGAAIGQGTIGGQVCATISRNPEMASKVTTQAFVFAGICESGSIYGLIIAILLIFVVG; encoded by the coding sequence ATGTTTTTAAGTGAATTATTAACTAACTTTGCAACAAACTACATAAATGTATTAAGTGTATTTTTACCAATGTTATTAGCAGATGGGATGACTGACAAAGGGTTATCACATCTAGGTGCCGGAGTTGCGTCAGTTTCTTATGCTGGGGCCGCAATTGGTCAAGGGACTATTGGGGGACAAGTTTGTGCAACAATTAGTCGTAACCCAGAAATGGCTTCAAAAGTTACTACACAAGCGTTTGTTTTTGCTGGTATTTGTGAATCAGGTTCAATTTATGGACTTATTATTGCTATCTTACTAATATTCGTTGTTGGATAG